gaaattaaagtacttttcaaggaaaaatggaattcaaggcTTTTTCAACGACTGCCCATATAATTCAAGGACTTTACAAGACTGTGCGAGCCCTGTTTTCGCATACTTTAATTAATTTGCTCTAGCTAagagtttatttatttagtgaTAACACAGGTGCATAGGTGAACATACTCATGACTTGGTCGGCAAGTGTCTTGTCTTCTCCTCCTTCATTACTGGATAATCCTGCCGACACAGCATGGAAATGATCCTGAGCTGCTTGAACTGCATTGCTGTCTGCTTGGCCTGTCTGCTCCAGCTTCACAAGAAGATCACTTAGCTTCTttagttctttttctttgtttttcaattgAGATTGATCCTTGGAAAGGTTAAAAGAATGTAGTGAATTAAATGATTAGGATTTAGGACATTGCTTGGTCCTTTTTTATGAAGTACAAGCAATGAAATTTTGAGTCTTCTCTCTTTCAGCTGGTAAAGGTAAGCTGGGAGGCAGCTCTTAGCTTCTGGTAGAGTTGTAAAATACACAAAATAATACATTTACAATAATATGACAGTAATACATGTACCATAAACTCACATCATCAAAGCTTTTTAGaagtgttttcttctttttcttctctgcTGCTAGGGAGTCTTTTACATGTTTGAGATCAGAATTTGCTTTTACATCAATCTGTTGACAGAAAccataacaattatttttatcaaaaattcCTTTACTAGTTACACTGTAAGTATCCATGCTTATACATGTAAGCGCTTTGATTCCGATTGTAACTGGAAAGTTAATTTTCATATATGCTGAACAGATAAATCTCTTCAAGCCAGCCTTTGGAATTAATGATATtctaagaaagaaacaaaattattgtcacaattgtcacacaaggtttgccgtctatGTCTTCTTTCCTCGTCCGTCCTGTTGCATAAGCTCACTATTACCAAAGAGGAGCAAGAAGCAGCCCTGGGCAAGCAAAATGTCAGAGCTGCATGCCCTCCCCCCCCTTACCCCCCTGCAAAAAAGCTGGAatttaattaagtttttttcCAGCTCTGCCAGTGACTTCTGACAATAGTTGAACGTCCCAAAAGTGATCGCccaaaatgcaaaaattcaaaGGTCTCTCACAAGAGGATTTCAGGGTATTTGACCCATTgcccctggaaattttgccaaaaaatgtgttttgaaaCTAGTCAAGCGGTTTTCTGCGCACGGTCTTGCTATAAAGAGccaaaacttaccacaaagccgtttacaggtcgtacGTTCTgcagccttctgatccagaaACAAAATATTAGCCAGCGAGGTTTGggcatgcacagaaagcaaaattttgagatactttttgctttctctcctcccctcttttttcgcttttcttgcctcatttttttcttttgctaagcatttagtaggcttcattttggtgggaaggtTTCAGGAAAGCTTTTAGAAAGATGATGTCACAAGCAGTAGAAGCGACGTGGTTCACAGGCGGTTACGGCGGcacaggggcgaatgggttaatgcCCTAAAATTCAACACATATACACCCTCCTAATCCCAAGACCTTAAAATCTTAAGTGCCACATGACACTATTAAAACTcagtaaaaacttgaaaataataataatgaaaaaaatgccaAGGTAATGGGTACCTTAGAAACTTCATCAAATTTTTTCTCCAACTTTGCAATCACTTCTCCTGATTCCTGATGGtagaaaaacattttcatcagaaagaaattacatgtatatCTCTATTGGTTACTCAAATGTGGAAAAAAACAAGGCAGTCATTTCTTGATGGTTTTATAAAACAGTGATCAAGGAAAATGCTAAGAAAGGAATTGACatatttttttgaaacaatttgcACTCTCTCTGACTGATGAGCATAATTTGATTAAAACAAGTCAGTGTTCACAGAATTTTCTATCATAAAATACTTACAGCATTTCTCTTTGTTTCAAGTTCAGTGATGACAGCATTAAGTTCTAGCACTTTCTCTTCGATCTACAAGAGCACCCGTACAAAATGCATttgaattaatttaaaaattgaattaaaaaaatgttatgctAGCAGAAAACCACTTTCTGTGCACATGgcatattagggagtttaagatccaatgacacagacggcaacgagaatgtaaaaaaaacaattggtttaatgagcaaaacaacaacttcgcacgtgcatcatgattttttgtacatttctttcctgtttttgcatgtctacaacgtgaaaatgccaaattttacggtttatggaggacgtaaacaagcaatgacaaaattttatttctgtatttgagCTTGGCTATGGTCCGTTGAAATTCAGCTTctggagggttcgcctacatttgacaaagtaagtgcgtaggaataatcgctattaaTATAAAGACTGAAGGAACCGacattcactttttaagcgatgtTCTCGTTGCTGTCCGCGTTGTTGAATCTTAAAGTCACTATTTAAATTCTTGACAGACTTCACCTCCTTGTAATTTTCCTGGAGTTTCCTTATGCTTTCTCGTATTTCCTCAAGTTCAGTTACAGATCTTTTCTGTACAtcctaaaagaaagaaaaaagcaacaGTAACCATACCAGTGCCTGGATCAATTTGAAGGCTTTTCCAGATGAAGATAAAAATACATTGTTCAAGTACCACTGTTTTACCTCAGCCATTACAAACTGGTGAGCTATGTAGAGTCTTGAGAGATGTTCAACTTCACGCATGACCTTCTGGTATTCAAGATACGAGGCTCTTTCCTACAAGCAGGGAAATCACAGTTTGCATCAAACTATGAGATTCAGCAAATATGTACACGCTAATGCACACATCCCAAAAAATCTGTTAGCAGACAGATGACGACAATTGGCTAACACTTAACATGTTAAAGTGAATATCACTCATGTATTTGTCAACCTTTGGCTGGCAGCTGACAAACACTCCGTTCACAGTATTTTAATGATCTATGTGACAATGGTCTTCACAAAAAGATTCTTGTCCACATAAATAGTCTTGAGCAACATAAAGACCTACACTGAAGCTGACCATGCACTAGATTTGGCTTGGTATCGCTAAGGCCTGGAGTATCACAGAGAGTAAGATTTTTTGACATCTTTTCAACTGGTTAATGGACCCAGCAGCAAGTTCTAACACTTGTAGAACATGGTGCAGTCAGGCTTTTGATTGGATATGACTAATAAAGGTCCAACTTCTACATGTATCAACTGAGTTCCTGAAACATTGGGTGTTTGGCAATTATGATTTTGTGCAAGGAACTGCACATAATGAAAGCTCTTTTACATAGTTAATGTACCTCTTTCAGCTTTGTCAGTGTTGGTGTTATTTCCTCAgccaaaatctaaaaaaaaataatgatacatTGCAataatatatacatgtatatataaaAAGAATTTGACCAAGTTGTTAATTTCATATCAAATAtaaaggtaagaaaaaaataaacaaaattttgagtTGTACGCATTCAGTACTTCCACACTGGACATTGAAAGCTTCATTATTTATAGTAGTAAGCAAAATCACACTTATTACAACATGTATAAGTACAGTGTAACTGCGTGTACATTGCAGTATATGGAAACTTTTTAGTGTCTATATACATAAAAATTTTCACAAGGTACAGTAGATTGCAATCAAAACACAAAGTTAAATGAGGATCTTACAGTTTCAATCTCTTGCAGCTTGCTGTCTTTCTTCTCGATGGTGCGCTGAGCAGATTGCTTTTTACTCTCGTACATTCTTGTTCCTGCTGCTTCTTCTATCATGGACAAAATCTACAAAGAGGACAAACATTTCTATTCAATCATCCAGGGATGTCatttaaatttcaagttatGCAATTAGTAGCAAGGAAATTAAACAGCTAGGAagttattttgattttattttgcttttgttgccTATGTAATTAAAAACTGTGACAATGACTGCCATAAAGATTCTTACAAAGTattgtaacaaaaaataaaaagagtgGAAGGGACATGGTACGCTACTACGTGTGGCTGTACAATGAactacataataaataaattagtagTAATTGTTACATAATTTATCATAAAGGTCACCCTGATAGTAACATCctcagtgttctccttatcaggtaACTGGTAAACTTTACCGCTtaaagcaacacttcttaccacTTGCAACCGCTCAAAGTGTTACTAAAATTAATTTGTGATCCAAGCCGATCCTCACAAGAAAAGGAGGTTAATacggaaaaacaaaaaggaatatACACAGCTACTCTCTCTGATTACTTTATTCAAATGCTGACTGGTACCTTTTGAAGCACTGCAGGCTAACAATTTTTTCGTGGGCTTCTGTCCCAATTCTAGACATTCTTGACCAGCAAGAAAAGTTTGCAACTTCCACGACTTGTGTTACTTAATTTACCCTTCAGTTGTAAAATTCTCTGTTTTGAGGTGTTTAAAAtacccagggtgcaaagaatgcaaattatctccggtacggagtataggagataatgactttctacgtgttatttcttgggcatgttggtattatcaccccttattggtgttagttaattatctattgtgctatgtagctatatatatttgttaatgtatgctgtttgtcactctcgctccagtacgctgtaccaggcagataattttttgttaggcaCAAGAAGACGCAAGATGCCCCTTCCGGGACCAGATGCTCCCGATTTGCGAGAAGAAGGTTCTTCTAACGCTGGTTCTGATGGTTTTCATTCTTTAGTGCAGCAGGCTGTAGCTGATTCGATGGCTTCCGTTACCATGCAGATATCGTCTTTAATCAACTCCCGCTTCGACAACTTTAAGAAGCAGTTCACGGAGGAAAATTCTTCATCAGCGTTAAACGTGCGAAGCGCGCtcgttttgttttccagagcaAAGGAAACGAGCAGCAGTTTGAACATGCCGAatctgttttggacaagctcgAGAGTGCGAAGGGTGCGCTTAACGCCAATGCCATTTCCAAAGCCAAAACCGCCATTGAAGAAGGTATTGCTTTAGTTACTAAAAGAATGAAGGTAATTAAGATCGCCGATAAAAGTCAGTATAGCTGGGCCACTGTTCAAGAGTACCTTTCGGACGAATTGGCATCTGACTCGGAGGACGAGAAGAGGTTATTTCGCTCGGAGAGGAGAGCAGAGAAGAAAGTTAAAGATTCGAAGAAGAAGCGCTCTCAGAAGTATCAGCATCAGAGATTTCAGCCTTATCCACCGTTCAACCCTAACCACCGTTCTTCCTTACCGACTTTGGATGCGCATTCTAATACAGGAAGTCGTTTTGGCCGTGATCTAGGCGTTCGTGGTCGACAGATTGGCCCGTGTTTTAAGTTAAGTGgcaatttgttattgttgttgtttcttaactGCTTAGACTAGCTTTGGTTACTCTCTGGCTTTTGCCTGGTACTTGGAGCAGGCCTTATCCTCCAAGATTATAtggttttcttgcattgttatttagcgtagaatgcaaattatctccggtacggagtataggagataatgactttctacgtgttatttcttgggcatgttggtattatcaccccttattggtgttagttaattatctattgtgctatgtagctatatatatttgttaatgtatgctgtttgtcactctcgctccagtacgctgtaccaggcagataattttttgtttatcatttttcttattcatttttgtctccttttgttttttcctttctcatttttagtgctggGAATATGGTCATTTGGCCTCCAATTGTACTGGCAAAGCTGGCGAGCGCTCGAAGTGACTAGATTACTCTCACGAGTTTGAGCTCAATTCAGACGATGAggtttcagaaattttattaGTTTGCCATTCTAAAGGATCGGAGTTCCCTTTGGTAGAGCCGTGTGTCAAAGGTCGTCTAGCTAACGCTTTTGAATTTTGGGAGAAGGATTTAGAGGCCCCTCCTTTTGTTATGGATATCATTAGGCAAGGGTATTCTTTACCGTTTAGCGAATTTCCGCCTCGTTGCTTTCTATCGAACAATCGTTCTGCGTTGAGGAACCCGCAATTTGTTGAGTCTGCTATTCTTGAATTATTGGAGAAGCAACTGATTAATGAGCATAGTTTTCCTCCTCATTGCGTCAATCCTCTTACAGTTGCAGAAGGCAAGAAGCTCCGCCTGGTCATAGATTTGCGCGAGGTTAACAAGTATTTGGTTAAACCCAAATTTCGTTATGAAGATTTGCGATCTTTGAGTGAGGTCTTTGAGCAGGGATTTTGGTTCTTCACGTGGGACCTGAAATCGGGTTACCATCatgtggatatttttcatcCTCATCAGCAATTTTTGGGCTTTGCGTGGGATTTTGAGGGAGTTACTAGATACTTTACTTTTGCTGTTCTCCCATTTGGATTAAGCACCGCGTGTTTTTGCTTTACCAAGCTTTTTCGCCCTTTAGTTAGGAGATGGCGGCTGATGTCCCACAACTGTTTTGTGTATTTAGATGACGGGATTTCAGGTCAGCATGACTATGTTTCTGCTCGAGCTGCTAGTCTTATTCAGCGTTCGGATTTAGCTTCGTCTGGCTTCATCCCTAATGAGTGTAAATCACAATGGGAGCCTGTTCAGGTTGGGGAATGGTTGGGATTCCTCATTAACACTATTCAATTCATGTTTCAAATACCAGAAGCCAAGCTGGCTAAGTTAAAGCGTTCTCTAGAGTCCATGATCCTGGATGGCTACGCAACCTATCGGGAGTTGGCTCGCCTTGCCGGTTTCATCATTTCGCTTTCCCTCGCAGTTGGCCCTATTGCTCGTCTATTCACAAGACGGATGTACTTTTTTATTCAGTCCAGGCCCTCGTGGGATGTCTCGTTTACCTTTTCCGAGGCCCTATTGCAAGAGCTTAAGTTTTGGCTTCTGCATATCGATTCTTTTAATGGGTATTCTATTAGGGGTGTCTTTTGTGCCGAGTCTACTATTTATACCGATGCTAGTGATTTTGCATTCGGCGGCTATTTAGCCACTCTGGGTGGTGAGCCAGTTCGGGGTATGTTTTCCCCGGCTGACGTTGATTCGAGTTCTACTTACCGCGAGTTGAAAGCGGTATTCTATGTTTTGAAGTCATACGCCGTCAGTTTGAAGCATCAGAGAGTGAAAGTTTTTGTTGACAACATGGGCGCCTCTCGTATTCTGATGGTTGGCAGCTCTAAGCTTCATTTACAGCAGATTGTTGTTGACATATTCAGTATCTGTTTGTCTTTTGGCATTTCCTTAGATTCGCAGTGGTTGCCTCGCGAAGAGAACGCTCGTGCCGATTTACTCAGCAGGTTCATTGACAGAGATGATTGGAGTTTGAACCCCGTGGTTTTCCAATCCCTTGATGCTAGGTGGGGCCCTCATTCGGTGGATCGCTTTTCGTCTTATTTCAACTCGCAAGTTGTTAGGTttaattccaaatatttttctccGGGTTGCGCCGCTGTTGATGCCCTAGCTCAGGATTGGAGTTCCGATAATAATTGGTTGTGTCCTCCGACGCATTTGATCGTCGCTGCGGTTAAGCATTTGCGCTACCACAAAGGGGTTGGGACCATAATTATTCCGGAATGGCCATCTGCTtccttttggccctttttacaCATCAGTCCTTCTCGATTTCATACTTTTGTCAAAGAATTTGTTGTGCTTCCAAGGCTTGCAGATCTACTTATTGAAGGACCTGGACAGAGGGAAGTGTACCGCAAGAAACCTTCCGTGTTCGTTGGATGTCCGTCATTTAATATGTTGGCTCTCCGCCTTGATTTTCGCTAATTTACCACGTTAGTGTTGAACTCTTGGTTTTTTAGGTTGATATtgatttgcatgttttttctgAGCCGTTCGCGCAGTTAATGTTTtagtgtttattattatatttctgtATGTAGCGTGCAGAATTGCATACCTCCCATTTTGGTTGAGGTGTTGGCTCCGCATTTTGCGGTACGTTATAGTTGTcgttcagttttagtatttttgggTTCGTTTGTGTTATTTTGCCTCCCATTTTGGTTGAGGTGTTGGCTTCGCGTTTTGCGGTAGCGATTTTTGTTGTCGTTcattttttaggtattttttgctttgttcggTTGCATTATTCTTACCTCCCGTTTTGTGTGGTGCCAAATCGTACGCCTCCTGTCAGGTTGCGCTAATCAGTAGATTGTGCGTCGTGTCAATCTGTTTCTTCGTTCTATCGTCTTATTAGTTTTATTGCTTACCATCTGATTTGGTTTTTGGTGTTGACCGCGTAGGCTTAGTTGGGCTGTCGAGTTTGCGTATCTTCCTTATAGTTAATTGCTTGATTCATTGTTCTGTGTTCTCTCGCTCTTTTATCTCGTCAGATATTAGCAAGGTTGGCGTGTGGAAGGAGGCTCGGGAGTTGTCCGATCCGGAGTTATCCATTCAAGTTCCTCATCTTTTAGATTTAGTCCTGGCATCTAACGCTCCTAGTACTACCTCCAAGTACTCGTACGGTTGGGCCCGTTGGCGTCGCTGGACGCAGTCAAAACAAGGCGTTTCTTTCATGCCCGCTCATCCGTTGTGCATTGCCCTGTACTTATTGGAGTTAACTGAAGATGCCTTGCAGAAGAATAGTGGTTGCTCTGCTATTGATTCTGCGCTTTATGGTATTCGTTGGGCGCACAAGATAGCAGGTCTGGCGTCGCCCACAGAGCATCCAACGGTTATTGCAGCCGCGGAAGGAGCTAGAAGAAAGTTATCTAAGCCAGTTCAACCCAAGCAACCCCTGGATCTTGAGACTGTTGTCAAAGTCGCTCAGTATTATAACACAGCTTTAGCTTCTCTTGCAGAcattcgttttttgtttgtatttttagttgGCTATGCTGGTCTATTTCGAATTTCTGAGTTATTGAGTGTTAAGATCAAAGGCATTACCATTGTTCACGATAGCATGTCGATTTTCGTCTCTAAGAGGAAGAATGATCAATTTCGTGAAGGGCATACTTCTATAATTGCCAGATCTGGTAAGGTTTCATGTCCCGTTTCAATCACTGAGAGGCTTCTTGTTCTGTTGGCTAGTCCTAAGGAATCTTGTTCTCCTGTTTTGCGTAGAATAGTTCGCACTAAGAATGGTGCATATTTTCACAAGTCTCTAGGGATTAGTTACTCCACTATTCGTGACGAATTCAAGAAATATGTTTCGCCGTTTGTAAATGATCCAAGTGATTATTGTTTACATAGCCTCAAATCAGGTGGCGCGTCTAATGACGGTTATAAGCTAAGCGATCCCGAGCTGAAAGATAGACATGCAGGATGGAAGAATCCTTGCACTAAGAGGCGTTACACCAAGCGTTCTCATTCTGAGATGCTTGAAGTTACTAGAAGTATGGGTATCTAAGGTTAAGGTTTTTTGGCCAGTGGAGGGTCCGAGTGTGTGTCGTGGCTCCACCCAGGTTTCCTGTTCCCTTTGATAAGGGTTATGTAGGTTTTTCCTGGCCCCCCTGAGACTACTCGTTTGATGTGATTTAGTTGTTAATAAAGTTTGCCTGGTACTTGGAGCAGGCCTTATCCTCCAAGATTATAtggttttcttgcattgttatttagcgTAGAAAATCATGTCTACAGCTTGcaattcgggcaagctgaagctagcatttactagcccagacgtcatttcaactagccccaaaagctttttgacgagcagaattgacttcatagttcttctgttattcgaattcctcaaaaacatcacttgcccgtcgggcaagttaaaaacagaagtCACTAGTCCGATAggaaaatccactagccccaggctattggacactactttctttgaaCACTGATACCTCTCAGTCAATTGATTGACAGGATGCTTCAAAATAAAAGCCTTCATGAACGCGAAGCTACTCcaaccaccccctccccccccgccaGGAGAGTGCGCCTCTGGCATATATTTTGGCCTTACCGGTTAAAAATGGTCCCTTACCGGCTGAGCTAagatttagggagaacactacATCCTCTACAAGCAAGAAATTGTTGTAGTCTTAACGATTTTGCAAAACTTACTTCAGGAGGTTTCATGTTCAGCACTTTAGTGATTCTGCCCTATAAAATGCaaaaagggaaattcaaaatacatATAGTTTcctttaaagttaaaaaagtaaCAAGCTAATACAAAATTAGGAATTTGAACAAGTTGGTTCTTCAGGAGAGGGGAAAAATGGATCACAGATACAATGTAAACCTCTCAGAGCAGAAAAGAGAACCAAAAACAGCATCAACCCACACATGGCCTTGATGCCAGGACATTCACTACACCTATTTTTGAATAGCTgtaacaggtcaaatttgatttcagggtAATTTTGATAACCTAGGTGATTCCTGTCTCGATACAGCCCTAAGAGACAAAGCAAACCGAGAATCAaattagctttaaaaaaattaacctttaGACCTGCAGCGGCTGTAGTAAAAACTGTGCCTTGTCTTACACACAAGATGAGATTACCCAAAGTTAAGAGGTCTTTGACATCAATGATTTATTCAACAATTTAACTTTGACAGAACCTGCATTGTA
The genomic region above belongs to Porites lutea chromosome 12, jaPorLute2.1, whole genome shotgun sequence and contains:
- the LOC140954051 gene encoding integrase/recombinase xerD homolog, which gives rise to MPAHPLCIALYLLELTEDALQKNSGCSAIDSALYGIRWAHKIAGLASPTEHPTVIAAAEGARRKLSKPVQPKQPLDLETVVKVAQYYNTALASLADIRFLFVFLVGYAGLFRISELLSVKIKGITIVHDSMSIFVSKRKNDQFREGHTSIIARSGKVSCPVSITERLLVLLASPKESCSPVLRRIVRTKNGAYFHKSLGISYSTIRDEFKKYVSPFVNDPSDYCLHSLKSGGASNDGYKLSDPELKDRHAGWKNPCTKRRYTKRSHSEMLEVTRSMGI
- the LOC140954050 gene encoding uncharacterized protein, with product MDIIRQGYSLPFSEFPPRCFLSNNRSALRNPQFVESAILELLEKQLINEHSFPPHCVNPLTVAEGKKLRLVIDLREVNKYLVKPKFRYEDLRSLSEVFEQGFWFFTWDLKSGYHHVDIFHPHQQFLGFAWDFEGVTRYFTFAVLPFGLSTACFCFTKLFRPLVRRWRLMSHNCFVYLDDGISGQHDYVSARAASLIQRSDLASSGFIPNECKSQWEPVQVGEWLGFLINTIQFMFQIPEAKLAKLKRSLESMILDGYATYRELARLAGFIISLSLAVGPIARLFTRRMYFFIQSRPSWDVSFTFSEALLQELKFWLLHIDSFNGYSIRGVFCAESTIYTDASDFAFGGYLATLGGEPVRGMFSPADVDSSSTYRELKAVFYVLKSYAVSLKHQRVKVFVDNMGASRILMVGSSKLHLQQIVVDIFSICLSFGISLDSQWLPREENARADLLSRFIDRDDWSLNPVVFQSLDARWGPHSVDRFSSYFNSQVVRFNSKYFSPGCAAVDALAQDWSSDNNWLCPPTHLIVAAVKHLRYHKGVGTIIIPEWPSASFWPFLHISPSRFHTFVKEFVVLPRLADLLIEGPGQREVYRKKPSVFVGCPSFNMLALRLDFR